In Setaria italica strain Yugu1 chromosome I, Setaria_italica_v2.0, whole genome shotgun sequence, the genomic window ACATCTTAGCTATAAGCTCTGCAGCATCACACCATCGCTCAGCTCTACATAAACCCTTCAATACAGCATTGAAGCTAATTGTGTCAGGCTTGCATAGCATGCTATTCAGTAACTTGAGGGCATCATCGACACGCTCTTGTTCAGAAAGACAGCTGATGATTGTGTTGTAACTGACAACATCTGGCTTATATCCATACTCGTGCATTTTCCCTAGAACTTCAGTTGCATACTCAACCAACCTGTTTTGGCACAAGGTATTGATCAGCGTGCTAAATGTCGCATCGTTTGGTGGGCAATCCTTCCTAACCATCTCAGCTACCAGCTCCCCAACTTCCTCCCATCGTCCAGCAATACACAAACCCTTCAATGCAGCGTTGTAACAAACTGTGTTAGGTTTGCATAACATGGTGTCAAGTAGCTTGAGCGCTTTGTTGACACGCCCATGCTCTGCAAACCCATTGACAAGGGTACTGTAGATAACAACATCAGGAGTGCATCCGTACCGGGGCATTTGCTCAAGAAGTTCCACAGCACGGTCAAGCAACCCATTTTGACAGAAAGCACGGATCTGCGTGGCGAATGTCACCTCATTTGGATGACAATTGTTCCGGATCATCTCCTCCATGAGCTCCTCAGCCTCCTCCCACTGCTTAGCACCGCACAAGCCCTTCAACACGGTGTTGTAGGTGTAGGTGTCCGGCGCCACGTGCATGGAGGCAATGAGGCGCAGTGCGTCGACGAGGCGGCCGGAGCGGCAGTATCCATCTATGAGTGCAGTGTAGGTGACGACGTTGGAGGCGCCGGAGGCTTTCGCCGTCTCGAGCACGCGCTCCGCGTCGGCGAGGCGGCCGTCACGGCAGTAACCCGCGACGAGGGTGTTGTGGGAGACGGagtcggcggcgccggaggcccTCAGCACCGCGAGCACACGCTCCGCGTCCGCGAGGCGGCGACCGGCGCAGAGCTTCTTGATGAGGATGTTACAGGTGATGACGGCCGGCGGCTCCGCCACCGAGTCCGAGGCTGCGGGcatggaggtggtggagggcccgccgagcagcagccgcagcgcgGCGTCGAGGTCGTCGAGCTCGACAAGGCGGCGGAGCGTGCGGTTGGCGGCTCCAGGCCGCGGTGCGGAGTTCGGGTTGACCCAGATGGAGCCCGCCCTGCCGCGCCGCTCGACTGGGGTCCGCCTCTGGCTCCGGCGATCTGCCCTCCGCGTTGAAGCGGCGACGGCCACGGCGAGGCGATGGATGCGGGGCTTTCTGTGCTTCGGAGATAGCTGGGGAGAGGAGATTCGGTGGGCGGCAACggaggcgggtggcggcgccggcgaggaggaaggggatgcCATTCTTGGTGTGTTCATCATGCTCGGGTGCTCGTGTGTGTGTGGGCGTGTGGCTGTCGTTCTCTTGGAAGTTACTAGCTGCTGGTGGATGTTTAGTGGGGCCCcctgttttttttaatcaagaTGTCACGGCATAGGGAATTAGAGAAATCTCGTCAATTAACTAAATCTCGTCGATTAACGATGGATATGCGAAAACGGTCCCGATATGACCAATAGTTTTTATTAATTTTATTTCGTTATCGAGATAAATAGGGGTAGTTTACAAGACAGTTTGGGCAAATCTAACTAGTGAAGTAGGGAAGTGGTTAAAAAAATTTGACTCGGTGGAAGGGACTTGGAAAAAACTCGTATCCTAATGAGTTTCTTAGCGGAGATGTAGGATTTACTTTGGGTGAATTTGAACTTCGGTGAAATAAATCCTTGTTGCTCTTCGCTAGCCTGCTCATCACTTGCTTTCATTGTTGGACTTGTGAATTTAGTTGATCTGTGTTTGTGAGGTGCAAGAACTTTGTAATATTGCTGAAAAATATTCTCAAGTTTGGTTTGGTCTCAAGCTAATTTGTAGCACATTGTTTTGGGGGTTCACTTAGCCTGAGGCTAAAAATGGAGGTTTCGTTTTTGGAAACTGGAAGTTCCGGATTTGGCAAAGGTTATTTTAATCCGTTGCATTAAGTCACGTCTATTCACCTCTCTGGGCGATATCAAAGTCCTTCAAGAGGAGGACCCGATGCGAGGCTCATCACCATGCAAGTCACGTACTGCTTGTAGTTCCACACGCGTGAAGGAAAGAGGTCAAGGGGATGTTGAGGAAGATGCAGCATACCTGAGCATGCTCAAGAGGAGCAGTGTGGGATGTTGCGCattactatttttttaatgttgcattactatttttttaatgttgcgGTTGTTTGTGAGCGATGTTGTGACTAGGATTGAGCATGTTGCAATGGGAGTTTTGAGCGGTTGCAATCTTAAATTGATTCATGGAAGTAACGTTCGATTTTGTATGATCTGGATCCATTCCTGTGTCATTTTTCAAGTCAAATTGGTCGAAGAGTGCAAAAAATTTGCAAATAtgaactatttttttatatcttGTATGTTTCAAGCATTTAATCCTAACGTTGCATATGTCACTTTTCGATGTTGcaaacaaacttttttttttctgctctCAACGGATGTATAAAACATGAGGTCATATCGGGGCAGGAATTTTCTATCTTAGTATCAAATTCATAGTCATTTTTATGTTGCAAGGGGAGATTCTGTGACGAAGCGTTTTCCACCCGACGTCAGACATCCGGACGCTAGTAGGTCGGATCGTGTTTAGATTTAGCTTGGGTTGATGTGTTAGAGAGGAAGACCAAGCAAATAAATAGTGGAGTCTCCATCTGTATTGCCGCCTCCGGGAGGGGCAGCTGCGTACTGCAGGAAGTGgctgccgctgctcccgccgcGCATGAGCTCTGTAGACACCTGGTGTGGGCGCCGCCGCAAGGAGCAGCCTCCATCGCTGTAGAGGGCTAGGGTTGCCGACGGGAGGGAGATGCCGAGTAGCGAGAATGGAGGCGAGGAAAGATTGGCCTCTGCTAGTCAAATATCCTCCACCGTCCCTTTCGCCTGCTGAAGTGTATTGGCGCAGCTGCTCCTGACACGCAGCCCGCAAGCTATCCCGCTCGCGGCGTCTATTGCTCACAGCTCACCTAAGGCCACCCGATGACAACCCCCAACCCCAGCTAGCTCACCCGCCTATGTGGCAACATGCCTCCGTTTGGCAACAGGGACGGGATCTTTCGCGAGCAAGctccaggacggcggcggggatggaCTCCAGTGCAAAGACGGTTGCTGTGGGGTGAGCTCCGACGTGCAGACGTTGTCCGTGGGCGAGCTCCAGCTTGGACACGGAAGGGAAGGGCAAAGAGGACGTGAGAAGTCGAGAATATGTCAAGATGGAGCTCGATCGGATCATGGAAGCGGGATGAGCTCGTCGGACTTTCTTGATGGACTTGGACTTGTACTAGAATCCGAGAGAATATATTCTCTTTTGTAGCGGCTCCATCCCACCACCTTATCCAAATTCTACTTAGAACAGAGCCGTTCAATCCATTTGGATATTGAATCAGTGGGAGTCACCGTGATGTGCCCTCGTTGGCCGTGTGGCCAGGAAATGAAGTGAGAGGggatggagaggaggggaggcgggCTAATACAACATCGCACAATAGTGGTTTGTAGCCCTGATCTTAACCTTCTTGCTCTGCTTTGCTCTCTCTGCTGATCCTCACCgggcgctggcggcggtgcttgcACAGGCCATTGGCGAGCCCTTGGCACCATGGCCAGATCACGCCGCTCCATGTCGCCTCCCCACTCCTTTCTGCTCCAGGTGAGATGGTGCTTTGCTCTTGCACAGCTACCATTAGTGTTGGCCCATCTCCGGCAGTGGCACCGTCGGTGCGGTCCAAAGCCGCGAGCTCGAGCTCTGCTTCTACTTCGTTCTCAATAGGTTGCCAGCGGCGATAGCAGGTGGGGCTCGAGTGCGCGTAGGTGTAGACGTGCAGGGGCTGCTCCAAGGCGGCACATTAGCTAACACTGAACGTGCAGATCGAGCCGGGGCATCAGGGCGACAGCGATTATACTATTCCGTTCAGCCTCCTAGCAAAAAAGATAACAAAAACCACCCACCCATAACACTATAAGCAGCCCATAgacatttaatttttttttttactcttcTCTTTAATACCACTACGACTCTTCCCACGAAACTACCTACTTTGGACTGGTTTGCTAAACACATTGGAATCGTCTCATATGCTACTCCTAATTAGACTGGTTTTGCCAAACACATTGGAATCGTCACATGGGCTACTCCTAATCGTTACAACTGCTTTGGACCCCGCTCCTATTTACTTGTTTTGCCAAACACATTGGAATCACCTCATTCGCTACTCCTAATCGTTACAACGTGCGATACGAGGGGATTTCAATTCAAGCGGTATCCACTTTGTATAGCGCCGTTATCGGATTCCACGGTGTGCGCACGAACCAAACACCAAATAACACACACAATCAGTTCCTGACCTATGttcttttttgaaaaaggaATTTATGTCTTACATACATTTCACTTTCGTTATGGTTTATTTGGATTTATTAGCAGTTAATCGTTAACTACCTATGTTTTTTTCCCTAAATGGAAAATGTCTTGCATACTCCTATTTTGAGCTATGGTCGGTGTCTAATCTGTATTTACATTCACTTTTCACTTTCTTTATGGTTTATTTGGATTTATTAGCAGTTAACCGTTAACCGGCTAATAGTTCATGGCTAAAATTAGCTAGCTAACTAAGTGTTTGGATCCAGCAACTAATGGATTAGCTAGTAGGTGGTTGGGACTATTAAATGTCCAGAATTCTATTGGTATTATTATAGCTACATCCAAACATGGAAAGGAGTCATCAGAATAACATTTGCATCAAGAACAGTAGCCAGAAATGTTGCAGTATTTGCATCAAAGAATTCTTGATCACAGATATGGTCATCATTTACATCAGCATCAAAGAATTCTTGATCACAGATATGTAAAAACTatttacatgaaaaaaaattatcctGGTCCCTACCGTATATATGTAATAAACTGCCTCATTAACATGCTAACCACTCAATGTGTGAACCTAAAATACCTGCAAAGCAAAGAACCACAATTAAGGAAacaattctttttttcctttgtgaAGCCAAACAACACACCATACTGTTAGCAGTGCAGTGATACATTTTGTGTTATTGAGAAAAGGCACTCAAGTGCGCTTACCTTCAATCTAGGAGGATGTTGCTTGTATCATACTATTAACACTTATCCATAACACAATTTTCTACATTTTTAGCATAACATAAGTTTCTTAATCTTTTAACCAAATGTCAAGTCTTGGAAACTTCGACCACTATTATTGCGAGGGGCATATGGTCTTGGTACCTTCCATCTCAATAATTCCTGAAATGTCAAGGGCAATGGTCAGGTTATTCAAACCGTGGAGCAGTAAAGCAAAAGATACTAATATACAGATACGGATTATGTGAGACTCActaaaaataaatttacttGAGAGCAAGGAAAAACATTTTACTCCCAGAATAGACTAGGCAAATAACAAACTTCATACATAGTCATGCTGTTCCATTATATGGATAACTGTGTGGTTTCAGTTTAAAAGATACAAGTTACTTTATACCTTTATTGAATTTGGACCGTAAGCTTTATAAGCTCT contains:
- the LOC101778688 gene encoding pentatricopeptide repeat-containing protein At1g09900 — translated: MMNTPRMASPSSSPAPPPASVAAHRISSPQLSPKHRKPRIHRLAVAVAASTRRADRRSQRRTPVERRGRAGSIWVNPNSAPRPGAANRTLRRLVELDDLDAALRLLLGGPSTTSMPAASDSVAEPPAVITCNILIKKLCAGRRLADAERVLAVLRASGAADSVSHNTLVAGYCRDGRLADAERVLETAKASGASNVVTYTALIDGYCRSGRLVDALRLIASMHVAPDTYTYNTVLKGLCGAKQWEEAEELMEEMIRNNCHPNEVTFATQIRAFCQNGLLDRAVELLEQMPRYGCTPDVVIYSTLVNGFAEHGRVNKALKLLDTMLCKPNTVCYNAALKGLCIAGRWEEVGELVAEMVRKDCPPNDATFSTLINTLCQNRLVEYATEVLGKMHEYGYKPDVVSYNTIISCLSEQERVDDALKLLNSMLCKPDTISFNAVLKGLCRAERWCDAAELIAKMFKEDCPIVEMTFNILIDSLCQNGLVNDAIEVFELMPKYGCTPDIVTYSSLINGFSEQGLDEVAFDLFRSMPCKADIFSYNGVLKGLCAAARWDDAGELIADMVRKDCAPNEVTFNILINSLCQKGLVDRAIEVYEQMPKYGITPDIFTYNALINGFSEQGRLEDALKLLSTMCCEPDTISYNSVLKGLCRAERWKDAEKLVTEMLKKNCTPNEVTFKYANQLFMSNKAD